One region of Baekduia soli genomic DNA includes:
- a CDS encoding CDP-alcohol phosphatidyltransferase family protein produces MSTPSPERGGRRTAASDQRLELVRNRLIESRLTPNAISLTGFVLCVAAAVLVAERLFFLGGLTFIVGSVCDTLDGRYSRMSGKGSPFGAFLDSTLDRIEEGVVLTTVAAYFASRDMQFAVAACVVAVLASLMVSYTRARAEALGVECKVGIATRAVRVVILSAGLLFAKGASLADFELLAPAVYVLAGLSTITVLQRILHVRKALTEPAPAA; encoded by the coding sequence ATGTCCACCCCTTCCCCTGAGCGCGGCGGACGCCGCACGGCGGCCTCCGACCAGCGCCTCGAGCTGGTGCGCAACCGGCTCATCGAGTCCCGCCTGACGCCGAACGCGATCTCGCTGACCGGGTTCGTGCTCTGCGTCGCCGCCGCGGTGCTCGTCGCCGAGCGGCTGTTCTTCCTCGGTGGCCTGACGTTCATCGTCGGCTCGGTCTGCGACACGCTCGACGGCCGCTACTCGCGGATGTCGGGCAAGGGCTCGCCGTTCGGCGCGTTCCTGGACTCGACGCTGGACCGGATCGAGGAGGGCGTCGTCCTCACGACGGTCGCCGCCTACTTCGCGTCGCGCGACATGCAGTTCGCCGTCGCGGCCTGCGTCGTGGCCGTCCTGGCATCGCTCATGGTGAGCTACACCCGGGCCCGCGCCGAGGCGCTGGGCGTCGAGTGCAAGGTCGGCATCGCCACCCGCGCGGTGCGCGTCGTGATCCTCAGCGCCGGCCTCCTGTTCGCCAAGGGCGCGTCTCTGGCAGACTTCGAGCTGCTCGCCCCCGCTGTGTACGTCCTCGCGGGGCTGAGCACGATCACCGTCCTGCAGCGGATCCTGCACGTCCGCAAGGCTCTCACCGAGCCTGCCCCTGCGGCCTGA